From Rhodoferax sp. AJA081-3, the proteins below share one genomic window:
- a CDS encoding bifunctional salicylyl-CoA 5-hydroxylase/oxidoreductase, translating to MNIVCIGGGPAGLYFALLMKQANPSHDITVVERNKPYDTFGWGVVFSDATMDNMRIWDPASAAEIEQAFNHWDDIELGIKGEVIRSGGHGFVGIGRKKLLNILQRRCEALGVKLEFEVDAESDSQYPDADLIIASDGINSRIRNQHEDIFKPDIVVRPNRFIWLGTQKLYDAFTFLFEKTEHGWFQAHIYKFDENTTTFIVECPEHVWQAHRLDLADQEESIAFCEKVFAKNLQGAKLMTNARHLRGSAWLNFQRVKCEQWSFFNGRSHVVLMGDAVHTAHFAIGSGTKLAIEDAIELARQFRDQGDTAEHIPAVLARYQALRHVDVLRLQNAAWNAMEWFEACGERYCDQLEGPQFMYSMLTRSQRISHENLRLRDAKWLGDFEAWFAQRAGMQLAPGQTAPPPMFTPYTVRGLTLKNRVVVSPMAQYSAVDGVAGDYHLVHLGARAMGGAGMVFAEMTCVSAEGRITPGCPGLYAPEHTTAWKRIVDWVHANSDCKFAMQLGHAGAKASTRVAWEGIDQPLPAGNWPIVSASEQQYLECVSQTARAMTRADMDEVTAQFVASTQAAAEIGVDWLELHCAHGYLLSSFISPLTNQRDDAYGGSLENRLRYPLEVFTAVRAAWPADRPMSVRISAHDWVEGGITPDDAVEIAKAFKAAGADLIDCSSGQVSKKEKPVYGRMFQTPFADRIRQEAGIATIAVGAISEADHVNSIISAGRADLCAVARPHLANPAWTLTEAAKIGYTALAWPKQYVSGKAQMEANFQREKAQAAAAAQSPARAAEA from the coding sequence ATGAATATCGTGTGCATAGGCGGCGGCCCCGCTGGGCTGTATTTCGCACTGCTGATGAAGCAGGCCAACCCGTCACATGACATCACGGTGGTGGAGCGCAACAAGCCTTATGACACCTTCGGCTGGGGTGTGGTGTTCTCCGATGCGACCATGGACAACATGCGTATCTGGGACCCGGCCAGCGCGGCCGAGATCGAACAGGCCTTTAACCATTGGGACGATATCGAACTGGGTATCAAGGGCGAAGTTATACGCTCTGGCGGCCACGGCTTTGTCGGTATTGGTCGCAAAAAGTTGCTCAACATCCTGCAACGCCGTTGTGAGGCGCTGGGCGTCAAACTGGAGTTTGAGGTCGATGCCGAGTCCGACTCGCAGTACCCCGATGCCGACCTGATCATTGCCAGCGACGGCATCAACTCCCGCATTCGCAACCAGCACGAAGACATCTTCAAGCCCGATATCGTGGTGCGGCCCAACCGATTCATCTGGCTGGGCACCCAGAAACTGTACGACGCCTTTACCTTTCTGTTCGAGAAGACCGAGCACGGCTGGTTCCAGGCCCATATCTACAAGTTTGACGAAAACACCACCACTTTTATCGTGGAGTGCCCGGAGCACGTATGGCAGGCCCACCGCCTGGACCTGGCGGACCAAGAAGAATCCATCGCCTTTTGCGAGAAGGTTTTTGCGAAGAACCTGCAGGGCGCCAAGCTGATGACAAACGCGCGCCATCTGCGCGGCTCGGCGTGGTTGAACTTTCAGCGCGTCAAGTGTGAGCAGTGGTCGTTCTTCAACGGCCGCAGTCATGTGGTGCTGATGGGCGATGCGGTGCACACGGCGCACTTCGCCATTGGCTCGGGCACCAAGCTGGCGATTGAAGACGCGATTGAGCTGGCCCGCCAGTTCCGCGACCAGGGTGACACGGCCGAACACATACCCGCCGTGCTGGCGCGTTACCAGGCGCTGCGCCATGTGGACGTGTTGCGCCTGCAAAACGCCGCGTGGAATGCGATGGAGTGGTTTGAGGCCTGTGGCGAGCGTTACTGCGACCAGCTGGAAGGTCCGCAATTCATGTACTCCATGCTGACCCGCAGCCAGCGCATCAGCCACGAGAACCTGCGCTTGCGCGATGCCAAATGGCTGGGCGACTTTGAGGCCTGGTTTGCCCAACGCGCCGGTATGCAACTGGCGCCTGGCCAGACTGCACCACCGCCCATGTTCACACCTTACACCGTGCGCGGTCTCACGCTGAAGAATCGTGTCGTGGTGTCCCCCATGGCCCAATACTCTGCGGTCGATGGCGTCGCTGGTGACTACCACCTGGTGCACCTGGGCGCCCGCGCCATGGGTGGCGCAGGCATGGTGTTTGCCGAGATGACCTGTGTCAGTGCCGAAGGCCGCATCACGCCCGGTTGCCCTGGCCTGTATGCGCCCGAGCACACCACCGCGTGGAAACGTATCGTCGACTGGGTGCATGCGAATAGCGATTGCAAGTTTGCGATGCAGTTGGGCCACGCGGGCGCCAAGGCGTCTACTCGCGTGGCGTGGGAGGGTATAGACCAACCGTTGCCCGCTGGCAATTGGCCCATTGTGTCGGCCTCCGAGCAGCAGTATCTGGAATGCGTGAGCCAGACCGCACGCGCCATGACCCGCGCTGACATGGACGAAGTGACGGCCCAGTTTGTTGCCAGTACACAGGCCGCCGCTGAGATTGGTGTGGATTGGCTGGAGCTGCACTGCGCCCACGGTTATCTGTTGTCCAGTTTTATCTCCCCACTGACCAACCAGCGTGATGACGCTTACGGTGGCAGCCTGGAAAACCGGCTGCGGTATCCGCTGGAGGTATTCACCGCCGTCCGCGCCGCCTGGCCCGCGGACAGGCCCATGTCGGTGCGTATCTCGGCGCACGACTGGGTGGAGGGTGGAATCACGCCCGATGACGCGGTGGAAATTGCCAAGGCCTTCAAGGCTGCGGGTGCCGACCTGATCGACTGTTCATCCGGCCAGGTCAGCAAAAAAGAGAAGCCGGTTTATGGACGCATGTTCCAGACGCCCTTTGCCGACCGCATCCGCCAGGAGGCCGGCATTGCCACCATCGCGGTGGGTGCCATCAGCGAGGCGGACCACGTGAACAGCATTATCTCCGCCGGCCGAGCCGACCTGTGCGCCGTGGCGCGTCCGCATCTGGCAAACCCCGCTTGGACGTTGACCGAGGCCGCAAAGATAGGCTACACCGCACTCGCGTGGCCCAAGCAATACGTTTCGGGAAAGGCCCAGATGGAAGCCAACTTCCAGCGCGAAAAGGCGCAAGCCGCAGCGGCCGCCCAGTCCCCTGCACGTGCGGCCGAGGCGTGA
- the pstS gene encoding phosphate ABC transporter substrate-binding protein PstS, with the protein MGLKFPLSLCTAFAVVVLAVPGAWSAEVLGAGASLPAPVYAKWAKAYKQSSGTKVVYQSIGSGSGVAQITAKSVDFGTSDSPLSSAVLEKNGLLQFPTMLGGVVPIVNLPNTKPGDVKLTGPVLADIYLGKIVVWDDSAITQVNPGVSLPNLAIAVVRRSDSSGSTLLFTDYLSKVSPEWKTRLGRGVTVPWTVGLGGKGDDGVSKFVQRLPGAIGFVDYGFALNNALNYTQLKNQSGVFVAPNPQSLAAAVSSNWENSGFSDILTEERSQGAWPITGATFALIRKVQDKPEQAREIIKFFNWAFKEGGKSATEANYVPLADSTAKAVTAQWQVVRDGTGKPLYE; encoded by the coding sequence ATGGGATTGAAATTTCCGCTCTCACTGTGTACCGCCTTCGCGGTGGTGGTGCTCGCCGTTCCTGGTGCGTGGTCTGCTGAGGTACTGGGTGCCGGTGCCTCGCTTCCCGCGCCGGTGTATGCCAAGTGGGCCAAGGCCTACAAACAATCGTCCGGTACCAAGGTGGTGTACCAGTCCATAGGTTCCGGCAGCGGCGTGGCGCAGATCACGGCCAAGTCCGTTGACTTTGGTACCTCGGACAGCCCCTTGTCGAGTGCCGTTCTCGAAAAAAATGGTCTGCTGCAGTTCCCCACCATGCTGGGCGGCGTGGTGCCCATCGTTAACCTGCCCAACACCAAGCCGGGTGATGTCAAACTCACCGGCCCTGTTCTAGCGGACATCTACTTGGGGAAGATTGTGGTCTGGGATGACAGTGCCATCACCCAGGTCAACCCGGGTGTTTCATTGCCCAATCTGGCCATTGCAGTGGTACGGCGTTCCGACAGTTCCGGCTCCACCTTGCTCTTCACCGACTACCTGTCCAAAGTCAGCCCTGAGTGGAAGACTCGCCTGGGCCGCGGTGTCACCGTGCCGTGGACGGTGGGGCTGGGTGGCAAGGGAGACGATGGCGTCAGCAAGTTTGTACAGCGGTTGCCGGGTGCGATTGGTTTTGTGGACTATGGCTTTGCCCTGAACAACGCACTGAACTACACACAGCTCAAAAACCAGAGTGGTGTGTTTGTGGCCCCCAACCCCCAAAGCCTGGCTGCAGCTGTCAGCAGCAACTGGGAAAACTCAGGCTTTTCAGACATCCTGACTGAAGAGCGCAGCCAGGGTGCCTGGCCCATCACCGGGGCTACGTTCGCGTTGATCCGCAAGGTGCAGGACAAACCGGAACAGGCCCGTGAAATCATCAAGTTCTTCAATTGGGCTTTCAAGGAAGGCGGCAAGTCGGCCACGGAGGCGAACTACGTGCCGCTGGCCGATAGCACCGCCAAAGCAGTCACGGCCCAGTGGCAGGTGGTGCGCGACGGTACGGGCAAGCCGTTGTATGAGTAG
- a CDS encoding sulfate ABC transporter substrate-binding protein, translated as MNALIVMRAAIAAALVHGLTPAWADTVLTNASYTATKEMFAAYNPAFARYWKAKTGEGVQINQSHANSSTQASLINSGFAADVVTLSVPLDVDEIASNRLVPENWKQRLPQSSTPYYSTIVFLVHKGNPKAIKDWPDLVRWGVRVVMSNPKSSGGARWSHLAAWGYALKKPGGSEASARDYLKRLYNNNKVLEYTARGASNTFVGRKQGDVMVSWENEAFQIVAQFPDLFQIVVPSISVIAEPPVAVIDKVVDQRGSRKVAEAYLQYLYSAEGQSIAASHFYRPSDPAVASQFEKQFTPLKLFKVGDLYKDWQTIDRVHFQDGGIFDQVYDQYRNGS; from the coding sequence ATGAATGCCTTGATCGTTATGCGCGCTGCCATAGCAGCGGCCCTGGTCCACGGACTGACGCCCGCTTGGGCAGACACGGTTTTGACCAATGCCTCCTACACCGCAACCAAGGAAATGTTTGCCGCCTACAACCCGGCGTTTGCGCGGTATTGGAAGGCCAAAACAGGCGAGGGGGTGCAGATCAACCAGTCCCACGCCAACTCCAGCACACAGGCCAGTCTCATCAACAGTGGATTCGCTGCGGATGTAGTGACTTTGTCCGTGCCGCTGGATGTGGACGAGATTGCCAGCAACCGCCTGGTGCCCGAGAACTGGAAACAGCGCCTGCCACAAAGCTCTACGCCCTATTACTCCACCATCGTGTTCCTGGTGCACAAGGGCAACCCCAAGGCCATCAAGGACTGGCCTGATCTGGTGCGCTGGGGTGTCCGTGTGGTCATGTCCAACCCCAAGTCGTCGGGCGGGGCGCGTTGGAGCCATCTGGCCGCCTGGGGTTATGCGCTCAAGAAGCCGGGCGGCAGTGAGGCCAGCGCGCGCGACTACCTGAAGCGGCTGTACAACAACAACAAGGTTCTGGAGTACACCGCGCGCGGCGCTTCCAATACCTTCGTGGGTCGCAAGCAGGGGGATGTGATGGTGTCCTGGGAGAACGAGGCCTTCCAGATCGTGGCTCAGTTCCCTGATCTGTTCCAGATTGTGGTCCCCTCCATTTCGGTGATTGCCGAGCCACCGGTTGCCGTCATCGACAAGGTGGTGGACCAGCGCGGATCGCGAAAGGTGGCAGAGGCCTATCTGCAATACCTGTACAGCGCGGAGGGGCAGTCCATTGCCGCCAGCCACTTCTATCGGCCGTCCGACCCGGCTGTGGCCAGCCAGTTCGAGAAGCAGTTCACCCCGCTCAAGCTGTTCAAGGTGGGCGACCTCTACAAAGACTGGCAAACCATAGACCGTGTCCATTTTCAGGACGGCGGAATTTTTGATCAGGTCTATGACCAGTACCGCAATGGATCATGA